A DNA window from Hymenobacter aquaticus contains the following coding sequences:
- the rpoC gene encoding DNA-directed RNA polymerase subunit beta', with translation MAFAKNKKLVQDFSKVTISLASPESILERSNGEVVKPETINYRTYKPEMGGLFCERIFGPVKDWECHCGKYKRIRYKGIICDRCGVEVTEKKVRRERMGHIELVVPVAHIWYFKSLPNKIGYLLGLPTKKLDQIIYYERYVVVQPGVLAEEGVQQLDFLTEDEYLDIIDKLPRENQMLPNEDPNKFIARMGADALQLLLERTNLDELSYSLRDSAAHETSQQRKAEALKRLRVVEAFRDAATRIENKPEWMVIRMVPVIPPELRPLVPLDGGRFATSDLNDLYRRVIIRNNRLKRLIEIKAPEVILRNEKRMLQEAVDSLFDNSRKVNAVRAEGNRALKSLSDMLKGKQGRFRQNLLGKRVDYSGRSVIVVGPELKLHECGLPKNMAAELFKPFIIRKLIERGIVKTVKSAKKIVDRKDAVVWDILENVLKGHPVLLNRAPTLHRLGIQAFQPRLIEGKAIQLHPLVCTAFNADFDGDQMAVHVPLGPAAILEASMLMLASHNILNPANGAPIAVPSQDMVLGLYYVTKGKRSTDEEKIQGEGRMFYSDEEVVIALNEGQLSKHAYIKVRTLVRDENDDLVTKIIETVAGRVLFNQLVPTEVGFVDELLTKKKLQQIISMVFKRTGMARTAQFLDDIKTLGFQSAYKGGLSMGLGDIQIPKEKDALVLQAQNDVKAVTQNYQMGLITDNERYNQVIDIWTRINNQITETLMGRLEKENQGFNSIYMMMHSGARGSREQIRQLGGMRGLMAKPQKSLQGSVGEIIENPILSNFKEGLDVIEYFISTHGARKGLADTALKTADAGYLTRRLVDVSQDVIVNETDCGTLRGIETFALKDNEDVVEPLAERILGRVAVHDIVDPLTDEVILPAGTEITEEITRRIDNTSIESVEIRSVLTCESKRGICAKCYGRNLSSGRMVQKGEAVGVIAAQSIGEPGTQLTLRTFHVGGTASNIAVEASLRAKFAGVVEFEDIRTVDSVNAEGEPVKVVMGRSGEIRIVEKGTGKVYISNHVPYGSFLLVNEGQEVEKGQELNNWDPYNAVILAEFDGTVVYDAITEGVTYREESDEQTGHREKVIIESRDKAQNPSIIVKAGKKDAEEGQRGYSIPVGSHINVDNGEKIKAGHILAKIPRAVGKTRDITGGLPRVTELFEARNPSNPAVVSEIDGVVTYGTVKRGNREIFVESKDGVKKKYMVPLSKHILVQDNDFIRAGMPLSDGAITPSDILSIQGPGAVQEYLVNEIQEVYRLQGVKINDKHIEVVVRQMMQKVVILDAGDTTFLEHQVIDKIVFMEENDTIIDMKVVTNAGDSTNLKPGQIVSARRLRDENSSLRRRDLQLVEVREAQPAVSRPTLQGITQASLGTQSFISAASFQETTKVLSEAAIRGKADELLGLKENVIVGHLIPAGTGLREYTRQVVGSKDEPEVTAPAKSDAPEPKTRASRAKREVSAD, from the coding sequence ATGGCGTTTGCAAAAAACAAAAAACTGGTACAGGACTTCTCGAAAGTCACCATTTCGCTGGCCTCGCCCGAATCCATCCTGGAGCGGTCGAACGGTGAAGTTGTGAAGCCGGAGACCATTAACTACCGGACGTACAAGCCCGAAATGGGCGGCCTGTTCTGCGAGCGGATTTTCGGTCCCGTGAAGGACTGGGAATGCCACTGCGGCAAGTACAAGCGGATTCGCTACAAAGGCATCATCTGCGACCGTTGCGGCGTGGAGGTGACCGAGAAGAAAGTACGTCGGGAGCGGATGGGCCACATCGAACTGGTGGTGCCCGTAGCGCACATCTGGTACTTCAAGTCCCTGCCAAACAAAATCGGCTACCTGCTGGGCCTGCCCACCAAGAAGCTCGACCAGATTATCTATTACGAGCGGTACGTAGTGGTGCAGCCCGGTGTACTGGCCGAAGAAGGCGTACAGCAGCTGGACTTCCTGACCGAAGACGAATACCTCGACATCATCGACAAGCTCCCCCGGGAGAACCAGATGCTGCCGAATGAAGATCCTAACAAGTTCATTGCCCGGATGGGGGCTGATGCTCTGCAGCTGTTGCTGGAGCGCACCAACCTCGACGAGCTTTCCTATAGCCTCCGCGACTCGGCCGCCCACGAAACGTCGCAGCAGCGTAAGGCTGAGGCGTTGAAGCGTCTGCGCGTGGTAGAAGCATTCCGCGACGCGGCTACCCGCATCGAGAACAAGCCCGAGTGGATGGTCATCCGCATGGTGCCGGTGATTCCGCCGGAACTGCGCCCCCTCGTGCCGCTGGATGGTGGCCGTTTTGCTACTTCCGACCTGAACGACCTGTACCGTCGCGTAATCATCCGCAACAACCGCCTCAAGCGCCTGATCGAAATCAAAGCGCCCGAGGTGATTCTGCGGAACGAGAAACGCATGCTGCAGGAAGCCGTGGATTCGCTCTTCGACAACTCGCGTAAGGTGAATGCCGTGCGCGCCGAAGGCAACCGCGCCCTGAAGTCGCTGTCCGATATGCTGAAAGGCAAGCAGGGCCGCTTCCGTCAGAACCTGCTCGGTAAGCGCGTCGACTACTCCGGTCGTTCGGTAATCGTGGTAGGTCCGGAGCTGAAGCTGCACGAGTGCGGTCTGCCCAAGAACATGGCCGCCGAGCTGTTCAAGCCCTTCATCATCCGCAAGCTCATCGAGCGCGGCATCGTGAAGACGGTAAAATCGGCCAAGAAGATTGTGGACCGCAAGGACGCCGTTGTTTGGGACATCCTGGAAAATGTGCTGAAAGGCCATCCAGTGCTTCTGAACCGGGCTCCTACGCTTCACCGTCTGGGTATCCAGGCGTTCCAGCCGCGCCTCATCGAGGGCAAGGCTATCCAGCTACACCCACTCGTTTGTACGGCCTTCAACGCTGACTTTGACGGTGACCAGATGGCAGTACACGTTCCCCTGGGGCCGGCCGCTATCCTGGAAGCCTCCATGCTCATGCTGGCCTCGCACAACATCCTGAACCCCGCCAACGGCGCGCCCATCGCGGTACCGTCGCAGGACATGGTTCTGGGTCTGTACTACGTGACCAAAGGCAAGCGCAGCACCGACGAGGAGAAGATCCAGGGCGAAGGCCGCATGTTCTACTCGGATGAGGAAGTTGTAATTGCTTTGAACGAAGGTCAGCTGTCGAAGCACGCCTACATTAAGGTGCGCACGCTCGTTCGCGACGAAAACGACGACCTCGTAACGAAGATCATCGAGACCGTAGCCGGCCGCGTGCTGTTCAACCAGCTCGTACCAACGGAAGTAGGTTTTGTAGATGAGCTGCTGACCAAGAAAAAGCTCCAGCAGATCATTTCGATGGTGTTCAAGCGGACCGGTATGGCCCGTACTGCGCAGTTCCTCGACGACATCAAGACGCTGGGCTTCCAGTCGGCTTACAAAGGTGGCCTGTCGATGGGTCTGGGCGACATCCAGATTCCGAAGGAGAAGGATGCCCTGGTGCTGCAAGCGCAGAACGACGTGAAGGCCGTTACTCAGAACTACCAGATGGGTCTGATTACCGACAACGAGCGTTACAACCAGGTTATCGACATCTGGACCCGCATCAACAACCAAATCACTGAAACCCTTATGGGTCGCCTCGAAAAGGAGAACCAGGGCTTCAACTCGATTTACATGATGATGCACTCCGGGGCCCGTGGCTCGCGCGAGCAGATTCGTCAGCTCGGCGGTATGCGGGGTCTGATGGCCAAGCCGCAGAAGTCGCTGCAGGGTTCGGTAGGCGAGATTATCGAAAACCCGATTCTGTCGAACTTCAAAGAAGGCCTGGACGTAATCGAGTACTTCATTTCGACCCACGGTGCTCGGAAGGGTCTGGCCGATACGGCTCTGAAGACGGCTGACGCCGGCTACCTGACCCGTCGTCTGGTAGACGTGTCGCAGGACGTAATCGTGAACGAAACCGACTGCGGTACGTTGCGCGGTATCGAAACCTTCGCCCTGAAGGATAACGAGGATGTCGTAGAGCCCCTGGCTGAGCGTATCCTGGGCCGCGTGGCCGTTCACGACATCGTGGACCCGCTGACTGACGAGGTTATCCTGCCCGCCGGTACCGAAATCACCGAGGAAATCACGCGTCGCATCGACAACACCAGCATCGAATCGGTGGAAATCCGCTCGGTACTGACCTGCGAATCGAAGCGCGGTATCTGCGCCAAGTGCTACGGCCGTAACCTGTCGTCGGGCCGCATGGTCCAGAAAGGGGAAGCTGTTGGTGTTATTGCCGCTCAGTCGATTGGTGAGCCCGGTACCCAGCTGACGCTGCGTACGTTCCACGTAGGTGGTACGGCTTCCAACATTGCCGTGGAAGCCAGCTTGCGCGCCAAGTTCGCCGGTGTGGTTGAGTTCGAAGACATCCGTACCGTTGACTCCGTAAACGCCGAAGGCGAGCCGGTGAAAGTGGTAATGGGTCGTTCGGGCGAAATCCGCATCGTGGAGAAAGGCACCGGTAAGGTCTACATCTCGAACCACGTGCCGTACGGCTCGTTCCTGCTGGTCAACGAAGGCCAGGAGGTCGAGAAAGGCCAGGAGCTCAACAACTGGGACCCCTACAACGCCGTTATTCTGGCCGAGTTTGATGGTACCGTTGTCTACGACGCCATTACGGAAGGTGTCACCTACCGGGAGGAGTCGGATGAGCAGACCGGTCACCGCGAGAAAGTAATCATTGAAAGCCGCGACAAGGCCCAGAACCCCTCCATCATCGTGAAGGCCGGGAAGAAGGATGCCGAGGAAGGGCAGCGTGGCTACAGCATCCCGGTGGGTTCGCACATCAACGTCGACAACGGCGAGAAAATCAAGGCTGGTCACATTCTGGCCAAGATTCCGCGCGCCGTGGGCAAAACCCGCGACATCACCGGTGGTCTGCCCCGCGTTACCGAGCTGTTCGAAGCCCGTAACCCCTCGAACCCGGCCGTCGTGTCGGAAATCGACGGGGTGGTAACCTACGGTACCGTGAAGCGTGGTAACCGCGAAATCTTCGTCGAGTCGAAAGACGGGGTCAAGAAGAAGTACATGGTGCCGCTGTCCAAGCACATTCTGGTGCAGGACAACGACTTCATCCGCGCCGGCATGCCGCTGTCGGATGGGGCCATTACGCCTTCCGACATCCTGAGCATTCAGGGTCCCGGCGCCGTGCAGGAATACCTCGTGAACGAGATTCAGGAAGTATACCGCTTGCAGGGCGTGAAAATCAACGATAAGCACATCGAGGTGGTTGTTCGCCAGATGATGCAGAAAGTTGTGATTCTGGACGCCGGCGACACGACTTTCCTGGAGCACCAGGTTATCGACAAAATCGTCTTCATGGAAGAAAACGATACCATCATCGATATGAAGGTGGTAACGAATGCCGGCGATTCGACCAACCTGAAGCCCGGCCAGATCGTGAGTGCCCGTCGCCTGCGCGACGAGAACTCCTCGCTGCGTCGCCGCGATTTGCAGTTGGTGGAAGTTCGGGAAGCCCAGCCGGCCGTATCGCGGCCCACGCTGCAGGGTATCACCCAGGCTTCGCTCGGTACCCAGTCGTTCATCTCGGCCGCTTCCTTCCAGGAGACGACCAAGGTGCTGTCGGAAGCCGCCATCCGTGGCAAGGCCGACGAACTGCTGGGCCTGAAGGAGAACGTAATTGTCGGTCACCTCATCCCGGCCGGTACCGGCCTGCGCGAGTACACGCGTCAGGTGGTCGGTTCGAAGGATGAGCCCGAGGTTACGGCTCCCGCTAAGTCGGACGCTCCCGAGCCGAAGACCCGCGCCTCGCGTGCCAAGCGTGAAGTGTCGGCTGACTAA
- the rpoB gene encoding DNA-directed RNA polymerase subunit beta, protein MATPKAQALQKADERINFAKIKKVIEYPDFLDVQVRSFMDFFQLETAAESRTDEGLFKVFAENFPISDSRENFVLTFMDYHVDPPKYSVDECIDRGLTYSVPLKAKLRLVCNDSDNEDFETIEQEVFLGNIPYMTEKGSFVINGAERVIVSQLHRSPGVFFAQSKHTNGTKLYSARIIPFKGSWIEFATDVNNVMYAYIDRKKKFPVTTLLRAIGYGTDKDILDLFGLSEEVKAEKKALKKAVGRKLAARVLRTWTEDFVDEDTGEVVSIDRNEVLLERDSTIEEDDIDTILNAGAKSVILHRENVNIADFAIIYNTLQKDNSNSEKEAVEQIYRQLRNTEAPDEETARDIIQKLFFSDKRYDLGDVGRYRINKKLGLDKNWEARVLTNEDIVLIVKYLIGLINSKAVVDDIDHLSNRRVRTVGEQLYAQFGVGLARMARTIKERMNVRDNEDFKPVDLINARTLSSVINSFFGTNQLSQFMDQTNPLAEVTHKRRVSALGPGGLSRERAGFEVRDVHYTHYGRLCTIETPEGPNIGLISSLCVHARVNSMGFIETPYRTVESGKVDTSSNVKYLTAEEEDTHHIAQANARIDENGNFINELVKGRFEGDFPVVGPDEYSYMDVAPNQIVSVAASLIPFLEHDDANRALMGSNMQRQAVPLLRPQAPIVGTGLEGRTAIDSRALVVAEGDGVIDYVDANKIVVKYDLTDDDILVSFDAEKISYDLIKFRRTNQDTCINLTPIVKRGQRVTKGQPLCEGYGTNNGELALGRNMQVAFMPWQGYNFEDAIVISERVVRDDIFTSIHIEEFELEVRETKRGEEELTSEIPNVSEEAVRNLDDNGIIRLGAEVKEGDILIGKITPKGETDPTPEEKLLRAIFGDKAGDVKDASLKAPPSLNGVVIGTKLFSRPKKDKNLRAKSKKEVEELKDSYAKELRGVKAVMIDKLVQLLEGKTSQGVKHKFGDEILTKGVKFGKKNIADALFPEKNPYKDESNYAVPEEVNMFKDLILENWTADEKVNGMVLQLVKNYTKRRNTITARFKRDRFTLEVGDELPAGIVQLAKVYIAKKRKLKVGDKMAGRHGNKGVVARIVRDEDMPFLADGTPMDIVLNPLGVPSRMNIGQIYETVLGWAGLKLGRTYATPIFDGATEEEVSKELTEAGLPTFGRSYLHDGLTGQQFDQPVTVGVIYMLKLGHLVDDKMHARSIGPYSLITQQPLGGKAQFGGQRFGEMEVWALEAFGASNVLQEILTVKSDDVIGRAKAYEAIVKGDVLPKPNIPESFNVLIHELRGLALEITLD, encoded by the coding sequence TTGGCTACACCGAAAGCACAGGCTTTGCAGAAAGCCGACGAGCGAATTAACTTCGCCAAGATTAAGAAAGTTATCGAGTATCCGGATTTCCTGGACGTGCAGGTTCGCTCGTTCATGGATTTCTTCCAGTTGGAGACGGCGGCCGAAAGCCGCACCGACGAGGGCCTGTTTAAGGTTTTCGCCGAGAACTTCCCCATCTCGGACTCACGCGAGAACTTCGTACTGACGTTCATGGACTACCACGTCGATCCGCCGAAGTACTCGGTTGACGAGTGCATCGACCGTGGCCTGACGTATTCGGTCCCGCTGAAAGCCAAGTTGCGCCTGGTCTGCAACGACTCGGACAACGAGGATTTCGAAACGATTGAGCAGGAAGTGTTCTTGGGGAACATCCCCTACATGACCGAAAAAGGCTCGTTCGTGATTAACGGGGCAGAGCGCGTTATCGTTTCGCAGCTGCACCGCTCACCGGGTGTGTTCTTTGCCCAGAGCAAGCACACCAACGGCACCAAGCTGTATTCGGCCCGTATCATTCCGTTCAAGGGCTCGTGGATTGAATTTGCCACGGACGTGAACAACGTGATGTACGCCTACATCGACCGGAAAAAGAAATTCCCGGTTACGACGCTGCTGCGCGCCATCGGCTACGGCACCGACAAAGACATTCTGGACCTGTTCGGTTTGTCGGAAGAGGTGAAGGCCGAGAAGAAGGCCTTGAAGAAAGCCGTCGGCCGGAAGCTGGCCGCCCGGGTGCTGCGCACCTGGACGGAAGACTTCGTGGACGAGGATACCGGTGAAGTGGTATCTATCGACCGGAACGAGGTGCTGCTGGAGCGCGACTCGACCATCGAGGAGGACGACATTGACACCATCCTCAATGCTGGGGCCAAGTCGGTGATTTTGCACCGTGAGAACGTAAACATTGCGGACTTCGCAATTATTTACAATACGCTGCAGAAAGACAACTCCAACTCGGAGAAGGAAGCTGTGGAGCAAATCTATCGTCAGCTCCGGAACACGGAGGCTCCCGACGAAGAAACTGCTCGTGACATCATCCAAAAGCTGTTTTTCTCGGATAAGCGCTACGACCTCGGGGACGTAGGCCGCTACCGTATCAATAAGAAGCTGGGCCTCGACAAGAACTGGGAAGCTCGGGTACTGACCAATGAGGACATCGTCCTGATTGTGAAGTACCTGATCGGCCTGATCAACTCGAAAGCCGTAGTCGACGACATTGACCACTTGTCTAACCGTCGGGTACGGACCGTAGGGGAGCAGCTGTACGCCCAGTTCGGCGTCGGCCTGGCCCGGATGGCCCGCACGATTAAGGAGCGCATGAACGTGCGCGACAACGAGGACTTCAAGCCCGTTGACCTGATTAACGCCCGGACGCTGTCGTCGGTGATTAACTCGTTCTTCGGCACCAACCAGTTGTCGCAGTTCATGGACCAGACCAACCCGCTGGCCGAGGTGACGCACAAGCGTCGCGTATCGGCACTGGGGCCGGGAGGTCTGTCGCGCGAACGGGCTGGTTTCGAAGTACGTGACGTTCACTACACGCACTACGGCCGCCTCTGCACCATTGAAACGCCGGAAGGACCAAACATTGGTCTGATTTCGTCGCTGTGCGTGCACGCCCGGGTGAACTCGATGGGCTTCATCGAAACGCCCTACCGCACGGTAGAGAGCGGCAAGGTGGATACCAGTTCGAACGTAAAATACCTCACCGCCGAAGAGGAAGATACCCACCACATTGCTCAGGCCAACGCCCGCATTGATGAGAACGGTAACTTCATCAACGAGCTGGTAAAAGGCCGTTTCGAAGGTGACTTCCCCGTGGTTGGTCCCGACGAGTACAGCTACATGGACGTTGCCCCGAACCAGATTGTATCGGTGGCTGCTTCGCTGATTCCGTTCCTGGAGCACGACGACGCCAACCGGGCCCTGATGGGTTCGAACATGCAACGTCAGGCCGTACCGCTGCTCCGTCCGCAGGCGCCCATCGTGGGCACCGGTCTGGAGGGTCGTACCGCTATTGACTCGCGTGCGCTGGTAGTAGCCGAAGGTGACGGGGTCATCGACTACGTTGACGCCAATAAGATCGTCGTGAAATACGATCTGACCGACGACGATATTCTGGTAAGCTTCGACGCGGAGAAGATTTCCTATGATCTGATCAAATTCCGTCGGACCAACCAGGATACCTGCATCAACCTGACCCCCATCGTGAAGCGCGGTCAGCGCGTGACGAAAGGTCAGCCGCTGTGCGAAGGCTACGGTACCAACAACGGTGAGCTGGCTTTGGGTCGTAACATGCAGGTGGCATTTATGCCCTGGCAGGGTTACAACTTCGAGGATGCCATCGTTATTTCGGAGCGCGTGGTCCGTGACGACATCTTCACCTCGATTCACATTGAGGAGTTCGAACTCGAAGTGCGGGAAACCAAGCGCGGCGAGGAAGAGCTGACATCGGAAATTCCGAACGTGAGCGAAGAAGCCGTGCGTAACCTCGACGACAACGGTATCATCCGTCTGGGTGCTGAGGTGAAGGAAGGCGACATTCTGATTGGTAAAATCACGCCGAAGGGCGAGACGGATCCGACTCCGGAAGAGAAGCTGCTCCGCGCCATCTTCGGTGATAAAGCCGGCGATGTGAAAGATGCCTCGCTGAAGGCGCCGCCATCTTTGAACGGCGTTGTAATCGGCACCAAGCTGTTCTCGCGTCCGAAGAAAGACAAAAACCTGCGGGCCAAGTCGAAGAAGGAAGTAGAAGAGCTGAAGGATTCCTACGCCAAGGAGCTCCGCGGCGTGAAAGCCGTGATGATCGACAAGCTGGTGCAGCTGCTGGAAGGCAAGACGTCGCAGGGCGTGAAGCACAAGTTTGGCGACGAAATCCTGACCAAGGGCGTGAAATTCGGGAAGAAGAACATTGCTGACGCGCTGTTCCCCGAGAAGAACCCCTATAAGGACGAGAGCAACTACGCCGTACCGGAAGAGGTAAACATGTTCAAGGACCTGATCCTGGAGAACTGGACCGCCGACGAGAAAGTGAATGGCATGGTGCTGCAACTGGTGAAAAACTACACCAAGCGCCGTAACACCATCACGGCTCGTTTCAAGCGCGACCGGTTTACCCTGGAAGTAGGGGACGAGCTGCCCGCCGGCATCGTGCAGCTGGCCAAAGTCTACATCGCCAAGAAGCGTAAGCTGAAGGTGGGTGATAAAATGGCCGGTCGTCACGGTAACAAAGGGGTAGTAGCCCGCATCGTGCGCGATGAGGACATGCCTTTCCTGGCCGACGGTACGCCGATGGACATCGTGCTCAACCCGCTGGGTGTACCTAGCCGGATGAACATCGGTCAGATCTACGAAACCGTACTGGGCTGGGCCGGCCTCAAGCTGGGCCGCACCTACGCTACCCCGATTTTCGACGGTGCTACCGAAGAGGAAGTATCGAAAGAGCTGACGGAAGCTGGTCTGCCCACCTTCGGCCGCTCGTACCTGCACGACGGTCTGACTGGTCAGCAGTTCGACCAGCCGGTAACGGTTGGTGTGATTTACATGCTGAAGCTGGGTCACCTTGTCGACGACAAGATGCACGCCCGCTCCATCGGGCCGTACTCCCTCATCACGCAGCAGCCGCTGGGTGGTAAGGCGCAGTTCGGTGGTCAGCGCTTCGGTGAAATGGAAGTGTGGGCCCTGGAAGCCTTCGGCGCGTCGAACGTGCTGCAGGAAATCCTGACCGTGAAGTCGGACGACGTTATCGGTCGGGCTAAGGCCTACGAAGCCATTGTAAAAGGCGACGTTCTGCCCAAGCCGAATATCCCCGAGTCATTCAACGTACTCATCCACGAGTTGCGCGGTCTGGCCCTGGAAATCACGCTGGACTAG
- the rpsL gene encoding 30S ribosomal protein S12 encodes MPTINQLVRKGREKLTTKSKSPALDSCPQRRGVCTRVYTTTPKKPNSAMRKVARVRLTNGKEVNAYIPGEGHNLQEHSIVLIRGGRVKDLPGVRYHIIRGALDTAGVNGRTQRRSKYGAKRPKPGQPAATGKGGKPAPGKKK; translated from the coding sequence ATGCCTACCATTAACCAATTAGTACGAAAAGGCCGCGAGAAGCTGACGACGAAGTCGAAGTCGCCGGCTCTTGACTCGTGCCCGCAGCGCCGTGGCGTTTGCACCCGGGTGTACACCACCACGCCGAAGAAGCCGAACTCGGCTATGCGTAAGGTTGCCCGTGTGCGCCTCACCAACGGCAAAGAAGTTAACGCCTACATCCCTGGTGAAGGCCACAACCTGCAGGAGCACAGCATCGTGCTGATCCGTGGTGGCCGGGTGAAAGACCTTCCCGGTGTACGTTACCACATCATCCGTGGCGCCCTTGATACTGCCGGTGTAAACGGCCGTACCCAGCGTCGTTCGAAGTATGGCGCCAAGCGTCCCAAGCCAGGTCAGCCTGCTGCTACGGGCAAAGGCGGCAAACCAGCACCCGGCAAGAAAAAGTAA
- a CDS encoding DUF3467 domain-containing protein: MNEPQEIPGPQDPNAINIELSEAIAEGEYANLAMIAHSSSEFVIDFIRLMPGVPKAKVKARIIVTPEHAKRLLSALADNVERFEQTFGPIKMQADMPSYPMGFGGTMGEA, translated from the coding sequence ATGAACGAACCCCAGGAAATTCCCGGACCTCAGGACCCCAATGCCATCAACATCGAACTCTCCGAAGCCATAGCCGAGGGCGAGTACGCCAACCTGGCCATGATAGCGCACAGCAGCAGCGAGTTTGTCATCGACTTCATCCGCTTGATGCCCGGCGTGCCCAAAGCCAAGGTGAAAGCCCGCATCATCGTCACGCCCGAGCACGCCAAGCGGCTGCTCTCGGCCCTAGCCGATAACGTGGAGCGCTTCGAGCAGACATTTGGGCCCATTAAGATGCAGGCCGACATGCCCAGCTACCCGATGGGCTTCGGTGGTACCATGGGAGAGGCCTAA
- the rpsG gene encoding 30S ribosomal protein S7, which produces MRKSKPKKRILLPDPKYKETLVTRFVNYMMYDGKKNLAYTIFYDACELVEQRTKENGLEMWRKALNNVMPTVEVKSRRVGGATFQVPIEVRPDRRISVGAKWMIQYARRRGEKTMKDKLAGEIIAAAKGEGASVKKKDDTHRMAEANKAFSHFRF; this is translated from the coding sequence ATGAGAAAGTCAAAACCAAAGAAGCGCATCCTGCTTCCCGATCCTAAGTACAAGGAGACCTTGGTAACTCGTTTCGTCAACTACATGATGTATGACGGAAAGAAGAACCTGGCCTACACCATTTTCTACGATGCCTGCGAACTGGTTGAGCAGCGCACCAAGGAAAACGGCCTGGAAATGTGGCGTAAAGCCCTGAACAACGTGATGCCCACCGTTGAAGTAAAGAGCCGCCGCGTAGGGGGTGCTACCTTCCAGGTGCCGATCGAAGTTCGCCCCGACCGTCGTATCTCGGTAGGTGCCAAGTGGATGATTCAGTACGCTCGTCGTCGTGGTGAAAAGACCATGAAGGACAAGCTGGCTGGCGAAATCATTGCTGCTGCTAAAGGGGAAGGTGCTTCCGTGAAAAAGAAGGACGACACCCACCGCATGGCGGAAGCCAACAAGGCCTTCTCGCACTTCCGCTTCTAA